Genomic window (Vigna unguiculata cultivar IT97K-499-35 chromosome 10, ASM411807v1, whole genome shotgun sequence):
TgatataaatttgatttcactCTTACGTCATATCTTTGTTGTGTTTACTTTTACCATGTATGATGAGTTGTGCGTGTCTGTATGCTGCTAAAATTACATGTTTAAAGGAAATATTAACCTTAAAATTTAGATTTCTACATTATGGTTAAGCATTTCATGTTGCAGATCAAAATCTTCtacccaacaacaaaaaaaagaaaaatatgggcCAGGAATTGTTAATTTGGGTGACAGCAACAAAACATTTTCAGTACAGGCCACATAGTCTTAGTAAGATGTGTTTCAACGACTAGACATTGCTTTTAAGAACCACCAATTAGATTAGCTACGAATAAGAAAGTTCATCTcagttcaaaattaataaaacaaaacaaaatttgtttagcCTTAAGGTTTTTGTTATCACAGGTTTAAATAGTAAACTCCTAAATTTTATTTCCAAATATTACGATGTCACCGAAATAGTCCCTCAAATATTGAAAGTGTCACCACGTTTGTCTTTATGGAGAACTAGACTGGAGCAACAAAAGGACAAACTTGAtaaagattatatattttttaaatactaatttggtGATACAGAATCTTCGAAACACTATagtaaaaagatattaatattgCAATTACAAAATGAATAAACTAAAGGAAACAAATGTGCACACATATTTCATTAGATTAAGAAAGATGCCGTGAGCATCCATCAATGCAAACTACATGTCTTACATATCTATCTTACAATCATGAAATTCTTAAAACAGAGTTTTCCACGTAAGGAAAAGGAACTATAGTAGCACTCACCATGTACTACTACATGTACTTAAGTTGTAACATGAGATAATACTTCCCAACTAACATGATCAAACACACATAAAAACCCTTAAAACTACGTTGACAAGACATAACAATTGTGGAAATAGGCTTTGGCTTCACGAAGTTGTCTCCATATAGATGAAAGAACCTTTTCTATTGTTATCACAAGATTGATGGCTTCTGGCTCTTGAACTATTTTTCTTCTGATTCACAATGAGAAAATCCTTCCCAGCCTACAGAATACATCACATGCAGCATAGTATATTAATAGTACGTTAAAGTGAAAATCAGTTCAAGTGAAGCTTCTGCAATCTTCATTTTTCTAATGAAGCTGCTTGATTTTCTCACCTCTACATGGAATACTGCATTGTTTGGAACCTTCCTCTGTGATGatcagaagaaagaaaatatgctcttctttttcttctttttctcttgttttttttcATGGATAGGAGATGGCATACATACACCTTCATGGACATCAACGTTTGATAATTCGGAATCAAACTCTTTTGATGAATGGTATTCGTCTGAGTTGGGATATTTACTACACACTGTGGAAATATTCATAGTATTATCACCCTGCAATGATTTCACAAGAAAATAGACAGATGAATTCAAAgtgttcaaaataaagaaatcaaatCTAAAGTAATGGGACAGTTCAGAAACAGATGGACAATATAGGTTTACCTGTTCAGAGACGGCCTCAGCATCTGTATCATATACCTTTCTCAATGACTCCGATTGGGTGAAAGTATTGAAGTAGGTATTTGTACTTTCTTCATTGTTAACATAATTGTCctcaacaaaaaaagaattcacGAATTCCTCTTCCTGGGTATTTTCATATGAATTGTGCTCAATGTTAGATTCATTTCTAAAATGGGCATCGTCAAATGAGGGGTTTGGAAAAGACGTTTGGTCTTGCTGAAAGGTGGTTCCTATTGAGTGATTGTGATAGCCAGAAACCATGATTCTACTGCTCTCCCCTTCATCACCCCCACCTTCAGTTGTTCCCCCAGGTTTCTTCATCAGACGACACAAAACAAAAGTCCTCTGCAAAATGctcaaaattgttataaatgcTAAAACCTAAAATAGCCATTGATATATGTCAAAGGCTATAGAACagtgaagaaaaataaagaaggaTAATTTGCAATGAGTGTTAAAATTCTCCAAAACGCGAACTAACCTGGCTTTGGTGAAAGGTGACAGCATGGTATTCGTGAATAACCCAGTTGGATTTCTGACCACGTGAAACGCGACCTTTGTAGTAAACAAGAGTCTTCTTTGTGGCAATGAGAGTGTTGGAGTCGGAGCTTCTAATCTCACGATCTTTTCCGGTGGGTTTCCAGAAGCCACACTTGGTTGTCCTGTTAATTCTTTTACTGTTTGAATACTTGAAATCAACAGGACTAAAGAAAAACCATTCTGGGAAATCGAATTGTGCATCTGATTCCCCCAATAACACTgttttaaacaacaaaaaagaaaagataagaggaagataaagaagaaaggaTGGTTGCATGAAGATGCATGGAGTGTTAAACGTTTAGATTATTACTTGGCACGTCCCAAGGTTCCACTTGACAAAGGTCAATGTCGGGGATGACGTCGTGGACTTGAGGATCATCACCGAGCAACCTATGTCTGAGGTAATAGTCCACAAGTTCTTCTTCTGTGGGACGGAAACCGAATCCTACAACATCATCCATTGGTTTTGGTGAACACTTAACTTTGTAGTTTGCAATTgcaacaaagaaagaaagatggGAAGGTGGTGAAGCAGTTACTAACAAAGGAAAATGGAAAGCTCAGtgtttttgtgttgtgtgttgtgATGTGCTTTGGAAATGAATTTATAATGCAAAAAAGTCGTTACTGACTTTACTCCTTAGCTGACAAGCTATCGttggaaaatacaaaaaaagaaacaaaaagcaAAGGAAACCATTGTGCTGTTATATGAAGGATATTTGTTATCTTATTATCATCGGTACGTAGCAAATGAAAACCGGAACATTCTAGaggttatatataatattcaacaATATCCTAAAAAGTTATATTCGGGTTTCATCAtaacatcaaatttttttacctcGCTGTAATACTTGACTTGTTTTAAGAACCATTTGTTTTTGTCTACTCCATGTccacattaatatatatatatatatatatatatatgattttcttctattttttatttttcgttaCATCATTTATATGGTAAATGACGAAGTTAAGAACAAGAAACTTCTACCGCACACACAACTCGCATGTAACTTTCTAATAAATctaccatttaaaaaaaaattaaatacgcATGCAATTCCCTTGGTGGTTGATATGAGATTAAAACTTGGGCACGAAATTTCCATTAAACAATTTTGCAAgggaaagtaaaaaaaatcgacgttaaaattaattataataagataaaaaatttaatatataaactaatttaaagagTAGAGTTTAGAAGTTGTAAGTGATGTTCTCAGCATTGCTGAACTCAAGAGTTTGATGTCAGCTACACAAgtattcttcttctctctttacTTCTGTCCCTTCTTGGAAATGGGGTAAGGTTTCAGAATCCGCgtagattttaattttctattgtGCATgagaaaataagaatataaataaaaacataactttCATATCTCTAAAGTTCAAACACATTTATTTGTCccatttaaatttatcaaattctgatttttttttctttcaaaaatagtTACTTTTAACATTAACTTTAGCTATTATTATCAGAGTTATGAtatgttaacaaaatatttttaacaaagaTTCGACAAACTTTcctatttagataaaaaaatattattttattattttattttaattaaaaaataaaaaattaatcaattttaattatattttagaaattttgttaactttgtcAAAATTTTGCTTGTCATCATAAGTTTAATATTGAAGATAAAACTAGCAATTGGCCAGTAGTGCGTGCTTGACACTCTTGccttcttaaaataaaaagaaaatatagatgACAAATTCTATTGGTCTACACGCTCTTGCTTTTATACACACCATTTGACTAAGGTAAGACacaattctaataattttttagatataatctcttaagaattttattgtaaaaaaaaaaaaatatatatatatatatatataattaaattaaaatataaaaaatatataattaaaataataatataattaatagtcaaaaattattattttattgttttgagtTTCGTTAAAAACTCTATCATtacaatcacaaaaaaaaatgcaaagagcaaagaaaaacattacactgtcctttttaaaatattagttgttaagatatttgcttgctaaaaagatttaatttttctctaaaaatTTCAGATATcgtcttttaacttttattactgTATATCATCTTTACATCTCTTCTTACATTTTGAGttaatgtatataaaaaaaaaaaaacagttgcaaagtaaaattataagatattatgtaaaaaaagacaattataaaaaaattacaaatatataaaataggtgtaagtaaaatatatcatgCATATGTGACAATGTATATTCACTTTTTTCTtattactataataaaataattaatgttatcgtatttattattattattattgttattattatataatgaatgatttataaaattttattataaatatttttttgaaggtagttttctttattgtaagtaattaattaaagtttaaaaaataattaattttttttaaaaataaaatatcaataaaagtaaaattataatgaaatatgtACAGCAAAATTATTATGAGATGATTacagaaattattttttgttaattatgttaaaaattcaaatttgataTTGTTTACTTGACACGTCCATAATTAGAACTGGTAAGAAACTTCGAATAGAATAACATAAAGGTATTACTGAAAAACTGTTTCTCATatcaccattaaataaagaaagaataatatttgttattgcATCACTGTGAAACTTGCTCTACAAGGTTTTTGGCTTCCCCTACCATCTGAATCCATTGTCCTTCTCCATTTACttgtgacaaaaatataaaatctttggAATCAATTTTTCCTTGTGGTTGCCCCCACCAATCTAAGCCATTCTATTGGTGCACTTAATGGTTGATTTGTTATCTTTACTCATTCTTCTGTCAAATAATACACAGTTCTGTTAAAATATGATTGTTTCTTAAAGCCATCATAAGATCATAGTTTCTGTTATGTCCTTAGGCTCATTTATGAATGGTAGTTTGTTATGCTTTACCCTTCTCAGTCATCTCAGAGTGCATAAATTTAAAGGTTCTTGTGATAACTGcagttttcataaatttaaagttcTTTCCTTCTCAATCtagaaaaactaacaaactaCATAATTCAACTCTGAATTGCACACAATACATGGATACACCAATACACTTTCCTCTGTCAAGGACAACAGTCTAACAGAGTATTCTTTCTCCATAAAGTGCAAATAAACTATACACATTTCTTAATTACATATCACAAATATACTCCTCATACATACCAGCAGTTATCCTGCAGAGTTTAACAAACTTAGAATGTATAACTGTTAATTGTTTCCAATTATACTCTTAATAGACAATATATCTTATACGAAATTGATTTCCTACTAGAGGACACAACATATTAACTACTACCAATACATTggtaaaagtaatttaaaagaaaatgatttttaacaTCTAAATTATGACAACTTAATCTTATAACTTGAGGTGGTATCTTCTAAATAGTTtcccattttttcattttcttttatttctcta
Coding sequences:
- the LOC114167352 gene encoding NAC domain-containing protein 83-like, encoding MDDVVGFGFRPTEEELVDYYLRHRLLGDDPQVHDVIPDIDLCQVEPWDVPMLLGESDAQFDFPEWFFFSPVDFKYSNSKRINRTTKCGFWKPTGKDREIRSSDSNTLIATKKTLVYYKGRVSRGQKSNWVIHEYHAVTFHQSQRTFVLCRLMKKPGGTTEGGGDEGESSRIMVSGYHNHSIGTTFQQDQTSFPNPSFDDAHFRNESNIEHNSYENTQEEEFVNSFFVEDNYVNNEESTNTYFNTFTQSESLRKVYDTDAEAVSEQGDNTMNISTVCSKYPNSDEYHSSKEFDSELSNVDVHEGVCMPSPIHEKKQEKKKKKKSIFSFF